Genomic DNA from Halorussus rarus:
GCGGGGCGTGTTGTGCTCCTCGGCGCGGAAGATCGGGCCGATCTCGAAGACGCGCTCGAGGCCGGAGCCGACCATCAGCTGCTTGAACAGCTGGGGCGACTGGTTCATGAACGCCTCCTGGCCGAAGTAGGTGATGGGGAACAGCTCGGTGCCGCCCTCGGTCCCGGTGGCGACGATCTTCGGCGTGTTGATCTCGGTGCAGCCCAGGTCGCGGAAGGCCTCGCGGACCGACCGCAGCACCTCGGCGCGGATCTCGAAGATGGCCTTGGTCTCGTCCTTCCGGAGGTCCAGCGTCCGGTTGTCCAGACGCGTCGAGAGGTCGGCGTCGACCTTCCCCGAGGGGTCCAGCGGGAGTTCGGGGTCGGCCTCGGCGACGACCTCCACGGAGTCGGGCACGATCTCGACGCCGGTCGGGGCGCGCTCCTCCTCCTCGACGTCGCCGGTGACCGTCACGACGCTCTCGCGGTTGACCTCCGTCCCGGTCTCGACGAGGTCGTCGTCCATCTCGTCCTTCTCGAACTTGACCTGAATCTTGCCGGTCGTGTCCCGGACGATGAGGAACGCGATGCCACCGAGGTCGCGGATCTCGTGGGCCCACCCGGCCACGGTGACCGTGTCGCCGGGTTCGGCGTCCGCCGTGTACGTTCGATGTTCCATACCCCCGAATTCTCGCGGGGCGTTCTTAAACGCGGTCATTCGAGCCGGACGGAACTGTCGCGCCGGCTGCAATAGGCCTGTTCGAGGTTCGATACTGAGACACTCTGTGGGAGCCTCCGGACTGCTTCCCTCCGACAAGGGAGCAGTTCGCCGGAGGAACTGACCCGCTACTCTCCGTCCGTCCGGGTCAACCCGGCCGCGACAGCCTCGATGAGCGCGTCCCGGACCGCCCGGTAGAACGCCTCGTCGTGGAACGCGTCCCTGTGGTACGCGACGAACTTCACCACGCCCATCGCGGCCGCCAGGACCTCGGGGTCGCCCTCCCGGAACCGACCCTCGGCCTGCCAGCGCTCGACGTAGGGCACCACGTAGCCCAGGGACTCGGTCTGCTCCTCGCGGAGTTCCTCGTCGCTGAACTGGGCCATCAGCCGCGAGAGGTCGTCGTCCACGACCAGCCGCCTGACGAGCGGCTCGGTCTCCATGGCCTCGCAGATGCCGGTGAGGAACGCGACGATGGCGTCCTCGGGGTCGTCGTGGGCCTCGAAGGAGTCGGCGACGATCTCCGCGGCGAGGCGCTCGCCCTCCTCGCGCAGGATCTCGAAGTAGAGCTGCTCCTTCGAGTCGTAGAACCGGTAGAACGTCCCGTTGGCGATGCCCGCCGGCCCGGTGAGGTCCGCGATGGTGGTCTTGTCGAGCCCGTAGCGCCCGAACAGCTCTCGACCGGTCTCCCGGAGCTGGCGCCGGATGCGCTCGCGCTCGTCGTCGTCGAAGCCCCGCACTCAGATGCCCCCCGACAGCGTCACGCGATATCTTTCCTCCGGAACCACCACGCGCTGGCCGCGACCAGCGCAGCCGCGCCGGCGAGCAGGATTACCGCGCCCAACCAGTCGTACTCGCCCCGCACCAGGACGGCGGTCGGGTCGTAGTAGCGCGTCGGGCTGACCGCTCCGAGCCACGCCACGTCGGCCGACTGACTGACGGTCTCGAGCAGGAACAGCCCGAAGACCGCGCCGAGGCCGCCCCGCTTGGCCACGTCCGAGGCGTCGAAGACGACCGAAAGCACGAGGCCGACGGCCCCGCAGGCGAGCAGGTACGGGATCGACAGCAGGTGGACCGCGGCGAGGTCAGCGACCGAGATGGACTCGCCGACGGCGAGGACGGTGGCGTACACCGCCGCGCCCACCACGAGGTTGAGCGCGACCACGACCGGCACCAGCGAGAGGAACTTCTCGACCACCACCCGGCGTCGGGCGACCGGCGCCGCGAGCAGCACGTCCATCCGGTCGCGCTCGACGTCGCCCGCGATCAGCCCGCCGCCGACGTAGGCGGCGTAGATGCCCAGCATCAACAGCCAGAAGAACTGGTAGAGCTCTATCGCCAGGAAGCCTTCGATGGTCGTGAACGCGACCGCCCCTGTCGCGCCGAACGCCGCCCGCATCGCCGGCGGCAGGCTCTCCAGGTAGGCCTCGAAGTCGACGCCCGACGAGGCGATCGACGGGAAGAGACCGACGAACAGCACCGACATCACCGCCAGCAGGACCGCGAGCACGAGCGTGCCCTTGATGCGTCGCTCGGACTCGTAGCCGGCGATCTCAAGCATCGGTCTGCCCTCCGGCCGGTTCGCCGTCGACCTCCGCGGACGCGGCGGTCTCGGCGGGCGTCCCGGTCGCTCCGGCGTCGTCCTTGCCCGCGCCCGGCGCGGCGTCGCCGTCGTAGAACTTCATGAACACGTCCTCGAGCGGCGCCTCCTCGATCTCGAGGTCGCGGACGCTGTAGTTCCGGAGGTGGTCCAGCAGAGCGTCGTACTCGCCCGTGAACATGAACGCGGCCTCGCCGTCGCCCGCGTCGAGGTCGTGGACGCCGGGGAGGTCGAAGTCCGCCGGGTCGAGCGACCCCTCCACGCTGACTCGGACGCGCTTGCCGCTCCGGTCGAGCAGTTCCTCGACGCCCTCCATCGCCACCAGCCGGCCCTCTCGGATGATGCCCACGCGGTCGCAGACCCGCCGGACCTCGCTCAGGACGTGGCTGGAGAAGAAGAACGTCGTCCCCCGCTCGCGCTCGTCCTCGATGAACTCGTAGAGCCGCTCCTGCATCAGGGGGTCGAGCCCCGCGGTCGGCTCGTCCATGACGACGAGGTCGGGGTCGTGCATGAACGCGAGCACCAGCGCGAGCTTCTGGCGGTTTCCGGTGGAGTACTCGCCGATCTCCCGGTCGACGGGCGCGTCGAACACCTCGAGGAGCTCGTCGCTGCGCTCGTCGCCCTTGAGGTCGTCGTGGTACCGGACCAGCCGCCGGCCGGTCACGTCCTCGTCGAAGCCGGGGTTGCTCGGCAGGTAGCCGACGCGGCGCTTGGCCTCGATGAGGGCGGCCTCGTCGGTCACGTCCCGGTCCAGCACCGTCGCGGACCCGCCGGTCGGCTCGACGAACCCCAGCAGGGTCCGGATGGTCGTGGTCTTGCCCGCGCCGTTGGGGCCGAGGAAGCCGAACACCTCGCCCTCGCGGACCGACAGCGAGAGGTCCTCGATGCCGCGGGTGTCGCCGTAGTACTTCGTCAGCCCGCTGGTCTCGATGGCGCTCATAACATCACGTCTACAGCTTCGAACCGTGAATAGATGAATGGTTCGATTATTCGTTCACGAGTGGCTGAAAATCCTCAGGACGGGTAAAATACGCCCAACGATGGCGGATCTCGGTGCCTCGCACCGGAGGCTGGTCGACCGCCGACCGGGGGCACAGGCCGGGCCTGTGGGGAGTCAGGCGACGTATAACGAAGTCGATACGGGGTTAAGCAGATGTTGTCGGTCGACTCACGAGGTTAGGATTCCCATGTCAGGTGACCCACGGACGGTTCAGACGACACGACCCGCCGCACGCGACGTCGAGCGCTCGATGGCGAAGACGGAGGTCGCACTCCGGAACGGCGAGGCCGCACAGATCGCCGAGGCGCTGCGATGGTACGCGCGCGAGGACATCACCCCGTGGAAGCGGGCCCGGTGCGAGAAACTCGCGGAGACCCTCGAATCGGGGTTCGACATCTGAACTGACCCGCGATAAACAGATTCCGGTCGTTCTTCGCCGGGAACGCACGCCCGAGGTGTCGCGGACTGGTCCCTACACCGACTCCGGTGCGGCCGCCTCGGCGTCGTTCGCGCCCTCGACGGTCTCGCGGACGGCGTCGCACCCCTCGTCGTGGACGAGGTCGCCGACCACGACGACGTCGGCGTGTTCGGCCATCGTCCTGGCCGAGTCGTAGTCGTGGATGCCGCCGCCGTAGAACAGCGTCGCCGCCTCGAGCGCGTCGGCGGCGGCCTCG
This window encodes:
- the aspS gene encoding aspartate--tRNA(Asn) ligase, translating into MEHRTYTADAEPGDTVTVAGWAHEIRDLGGIAFLIVRDTTGKIQVKFEKDEMDDDLVETGTEVNRESVVTVTGDVEEEERAPTGVEIVPDSVEVVAEADPELPLDPSGKVDADLSTRLDNRTLDLRKDETKAIFEIRAEVLRSVREAFRDLGCTEINTPKIVATGTEGGTELFPITYFGQEAFMNQSPQLFKQLMVGSGLERVFEIGPIFRAEEHNTPRHLNEATSIDFESAFYDHEDAMDACETIVRAAYEGVAENCQHELEALGYEDFEAPEGEFPRLSYEEAIERINATGELDEQLVWGDDLPTEGEKALGDEVGGHYFITDWPSEIKPFYIKDHDDDAQLSTGFDLMHPNMELVSGGQREHRYDRLVEGFEQQGLDPDAFEYYTKMFKYGMPPHAGWGLGGERLVMTMLGLENIREAVLFPRDRQRLSP
- a CDS encoding TetR/AcrR family transcriptional regulator → MRGFDDDERERIRRQLRETGRELFGRYGLDKTTIADLTGPAGIANGTFYRFYDSKEQLYFEILREEGERLAAEIVADSFEAHDDPEDAIVAFLTGICEAMETEPLVRRLVVDDDLSRLMAQFSDEELREEQTESLGYVVPYVERWQAEGRFREGDPEVLAAAMGVVKFVAYHRDAFHDEAFYRAVRDALIEAVAAGLTRTDGE
- a CDS encoding ABC transporter permease subunit yields the protein MLEIAGYESERRIKGTLVLAVLLAVMSVLFVGLFPSIASSGVDFEAYLESLPPAMRAAFGATGAVAFTTIEGFLAIELYQFFWLLMLGIYAAYVGGGLIAGDVERDRMDVLLAAPVARRRVVVEKFLSLVPVVVALNLVVGAAVYATVLAVGESISVADLAAVHLLSIPYLLACGAVGLVLSVVFDASDVAKRGGLGAVFGLFLLETVSQSADVAWLGAVSPTRYYDPTAVLVRGEYDWLGAVILLAGAAALVAASAWWFRRKDIA
- a CDS encoding ABC transporter ATP-binding protein, whose amino-acid sequence is MSAIETSGLTKYYGDTRGIEDLSLSVREGEVFGFLGPNGAGKTTTIRTLLGFVEPTGGSATVLDRDVTDEAALIEAKRRVGYLPSNPGFDEDVTGRRLVRYHDDLKGDERSDELLEVFDAPVDREIGEYSTGNRQKLALVLAFMHDPDLVVMDEPTAGLDPLMQERLYEFIEDERERGTTFFFSSHVLSEVRRVCDRVGIIREGRLVAMEGVEELLDRSGKRVRVSVEGSLDPADFDLPGVHDLDAGDGEAAFMFTGEYDALLDHLRNYSVRDLEIEEAPLEDVFMKFYDGDAAPGAGKDDAGATGTPAETAASAEVDGEPAGGQTDA